TTGTTATTCCTTTTATTGTTTGAACAATAACAAGATTCCGAACAAGAGTATTACAACGTTATTCCGCATGACATAAAATAGCTTTAATTGTATCTTATAGTGTTTGTCTTAGTATTTTTCTAATTTTATTAATTCTAGCAGTAACTGTTTTTGCTTAAAATAATTTATCAGAAAAATTGAAAAGCACCAACCACTAATTAATTAGCAGTAGGCGCACTATATTATTTCTTAGCAGAACGATGTTCTGCTTTTTTTGCTTGACGAACTTTTTTAAGTTCTTCTTTTGCTTTATTTTTTTCTGCTCTTGCTTCTGCTTTAACTTGGTTCCGATATTCTTTATCGTGTAAGTATTTCATTTCTTCTTCGTAGGCAACAGGGTCAGTTTTTTTCAATTTACGATAATATGTCATATTATCTAACAAAATAAACGGAACCCAAATCGCGGTCGAAACAGCAAAGGAAATTAACGCAACAAGAATTGCCATTGGATCAACAGTAGCTAGAATTGCTCCTAAGAACCACGGTGTTGTCCAAGGAACAGTTACATACACAACATTAACAAGATGTAATGGTCCTGTTGCTACTCACCCAATTAACATTGCGGTCATTGGTGATAAAATAAATGGCGCCAAATAAGTTGGATTTAACACTAACGGAAACCCAAAAATAACTGGTTCGTTAATATTAAAACATCCGGCCGGTAAAGCATATTTGGAAACTTCTTTTAATTCCCGACGACGCGATAGAATTAAAACCATAATTAGTAAACCTAATGTTGCTCCTGATCCTCCAATATTCATATAGATATCAAAGAATGGTTTTCCAAATATTCCAACTTGATCATTTAAATTTGTTCGTGCTGATAATCCCGCTGAAATTAATGCGGTATTAACACCAATAATCATTCATCAAATTGGTTCAAAAATGGCAGCCATGATGTTTGAACCATGAACTCCAAAGAATCAAAAGAATGAAATAAAGAAAACATAAATAACAGCTAAACCTAATCCACCATTACCAGTTGCAAAACCAATAAATCATGAAGTAAAGAAACGATAAATTGCTGCTCCAAATCCAAATGCACTAGTGCCAATTGGAACGGTTACATAACGTTCTGAAATTGTTAAGAATGCTTCACCAGCAGCATTTGTTGAGAAAAACATATTTGCTGATAAAAACTCAATTCCTTTATTACCACTAATAATACCACCATGGTTACCACCTTGTGCTAAAATAAATTGTCCTAGTGAATTTCATCCTGTTTGTGACATTAAACTAGTAGCATTTTTGGGATCAAAATTAGCAAATCACGCTTCCATTGTTGCTTGATTTCCAACTCCAAAGTTGCCAAAAGCTGTTTGAACGGCTAAGATATCAGCTTGGCCAAAAATCGTTACTCATCCTGTTCCTTTTGCTGTAAAGTCTCATGTTCCATTAACTTTTTGAAAAATTTCCAGTCCGTAAGTAGAAGATAAGAAATTAGCAAAATTATTAAGTGTTACATTCCCACTCATATTCGCATTTCATAAGTTTCCAGAAGAAACTAATGTGTTTCATTGTTCAACCTCAAAACCAATATTTGGTAGTGCGATTGCTGGTGCTAAAAATAAAATATTAAACACCCCAATAATACTTAAAGTAAAAACCATTGGTAAAAATACCGCAAATGATTTTCCAACCGCTGGTGGAACACCAGCTGGTAATTGAATTTCTAATTTTTTCATATTTCCAAACCAAACAAATAGTTCAGTTGTGGCAATTCCAATAATTAAAGCAGTAAATAGTCCTTTTGAATCCATAAAGAATGAAACTTGTCCCATACTTGCAATAATAAATCCAGCAAAAGATGCTAAACCAGCAATAACTGGTGATTTATAGTTTCTTGATAAAGCTAAAAAATAACCTAATAAGAAAGCAAAGTATAATGACATTGCCCCAATTGTTGCAATTTGAATTTGCCCAAAAGCTAAAGCTCCAATTTGTGATGCTTTTCCTCAACTAGTTGTTGTGTCAGCAAATAATGCTCCAATTGAATCTCAACTATATCCTGCTGCTCTAGCAAAAAGTCCTAATAAAGATACTTTCCCAGAACCAGCGCCCCCAAATATAATTGCATCAATTAATAAACCAATCCCCCCAGCAATAATTAATGGAATCATTGTTCCAAATGAATCACGAATCGCTGATAAGTGTCGTTGGTTCCCTAATTTTGACATTGTTGGTAATGCTTTATTATTTCACCAAGTTTTAAAGTCACCTTTATGTTCTTTCTTAACCTTATCAGGACTAAACTTATCATTATTTTTTTCCATTATGTGTTGAATTCCTTCCTAATGGTAAATATTATGTTCCAGAATTAACCAATTAATTTTAAAGCTAATTCTAAAGCCTCTTTTCCTTTTCCTAAGGCATAAATCTTTGGATCGATAACTGAAACGGGTTTTTTTGTCATGCTTTTAATATTATTTTCAATATATTTTACTTGTGGACCAAGTAAAATCACATCTCAATCATCTAAAACCGATTGGGCTTCAGCCATTGCTTTTGCTTCGACATGAACATCAATACCCATACCTTCAGCAGCTTCTTCCATTTTTTTAACCAAAATTGAAGTACTCATCCCAGCTGAACATACTAGTAAAATTTTTTTCATAACATCGCTACCTTTCTATTGAAGTTACCTTCTTTTTTATTATATACTAGGAAATAATAATAAAGCAATATTTTTTAAACTTTCTCCAAAATTAAGAAAATTATTCTATTTTTTGATATAATTATATAATAGAGAGGTAAAAAGTAGATATGACACCATCTTTTTATATTTATTTTGCTTTTATTCCTGCTGCAATCTTTTTTCTCATTTGAATGACAATTCGTATTATCGAAAAGAATTTTCACCGATATTTATATTATAAAAATCATATTCTTTTTATTTCTGGTGCAATTTGTAGTTTAGCAGTACTAATTATTGTTATTGTTTCCTTTTTTATTAAGTAAATTAAAAGTGTTATAATATTTTAAAATTAATTAAACAAGGAGAAGCAAAAATGACTGATATTTTTACAAGAGATAAAAATGGTGAATTAATTTTATTTACAGACCCAGAAATTGGAAAAATAACTAATGAAATCCATAAGGCTCAAAAGCAATTGCATCTTTTGAATTATAAAACTAACAAACTTAAGAAAAAACTAAAATTGTTTGCAAAAATAATTAATAAGCCATTACCGGAAGGATTTTGATTTTTAACACTAATTTATTTAGATTATGGAAAGAATTTAGAACTTGGAAAAAACAGTTTTATTAATTTTGGATGTTCTTTTTTAGACCGTGGCGGAATAACAATTGGCGATAATGTTTTAATTGGCCCAAATTGCAATATTATGACAACTAATCATCCAATTGCTGTTGATCTTAGAAAAGCAACAATTTCAAAAAAAATAACTATTGAAAATAATGTTTGATTAGGCGCAAATGTAACAGTAACTCCTTGTGTAACAATTGGGGAAAACTCAATTATAGCAGCTGGTAGCGTTGTCACTAAAAATATTCCAAAAGATGTTATTGCTGGTGGAACCCCTGCTAAAATCATAAAAAAACTTTAAAAGAAAATTATCAAGAAGAATAGAAAAAAATTTAGGAATGATTGCTGTTAAAAACAATAATTATTCCTTTTAATTTAAAAACTAAAAAATGAACACCTACAAAAACAATTTCACATTAAAGAACTCAGAGAGTCCTTATTTAGGATTTATTTTAGATGTTCAAAATAAAGTTTTTCTATATATTTACTTTGAAAATAAACGAATACTTGCCAAACGTTCTTTTCAACTACTCATTTTAATTTGATAATTTTCTAATTGTTTTGGCGATAATACTGCTAAGTTTTTCTTTAACTCATACATTTGCATATCAAAACGAATAACCTCTGCTTTAATATAATTATTTCGCATAATTTGTTCTAAATATCCAGTTTTTGCTTTCAAACTTTTAACAATTTCTAAATAAATAATTTTAATTGTTTTACCTTTATTTTTGCTAATAAAACGAAAATTTTTACTAATCCAAGCTTCTGGGGTAAACCACTCTAAAGTGACTTCTTTGTTTTCTTGAAAAGCAGCTAAATGCATTTCTCGTTTTTTATCCTTTGTTCCAGCGCGGTAAAAAGCATCATCTTCTAAATCATCATAGGTCAAATTTCCATTCATATCTTTAGCCAACATTGTTAATAACATATGAAAAGTTTCACCTAATGGTTTTTTAACTCTCACAACACGAATTAGTTTTAAAATCCGTGATGATTCACTATAACGAGAAACATACACTTGTTGGTTAAACATGGTATGTTTATCATCATATTCTTTTCGTAAGGCATCCAACTGTTCTTGATTTGTAATTTTCATTATGAAACCCTTAAATTAATTCGTTATCATATTCAAAAGTACCTGTTTCTGCTACTTTTGCAATAAAGGCTGCTGATTTTTTTAAAACTCGTTTTGCATTGTTTGCTAAATCTAATTGGACAAAACCATAACGATTCTTATAAGCATTCATTCATGATCAGTTATCAATATACGCTCAAGAATGATAACCAAAACAATTTGACCCTTCGCTAATTGCTTTATGAACCCACGCTAAATGCTCTTTAACAAAGTCAATTCGATATTGGTCATTAATAACACCATTTTCTAAAAAACGCTCTTCGTTTTCAACACCCATCCCATTTTCAGAAATATAGACAGGAATGTTATCATAATTTTGTTTTAAATTCATTAGCGCTAAATAAATTGCTTTCGGAAAAATTTCTCAACCACGATAAGGATTCATCCGACGCCCTGGCATTTCATATGGCTGATAAAAATAGTGCGGTGTAATTGCCCCATTAGCAAAATCTGGAATAAAATCAAGACATTTTACTCGCATTGGCTGATAAAAATTAATTCCCAAAAAGTCAAGTTTTAAACTCTGATCCTTAATTAATTCTTCATCTCCAGATGCGATTTCTCACATAAAATGATATTTTTCTGCCACATCTTTTAACTCCTGAGGATAAACGTTTTTAACCATTGGGTCTAGAAAACTATTTGTTGTAAATAAATCATATCATTTTGCTGCTTGCAAATCCGCTTTGTTTTGACTGCGAGGAATTGACGGTGAAATACTTAAAATAGCTCCAATTTGTCCTTGCAATTTTAAGTTCCGATATTCTTTTACTGCTTTTAAATGGGCAATTAAACTATTTCATTGTGCCTGCATTCCCGCCTGCATATCTACTTCATTTGGTCGATGTCAATCATATCAATAGCCACCTTCAATAACAACAATTGGTTCATTAAAAGTTGTGAACATCGTAACACGATCACCAAATAACTCAAAACAAGTTTTAGCATAAAAAGCAAAAGCATCAACTACTTCTCGTGATAGTCAACCCCCCTTTTCTTGCGCTCAATGTGGCATATCAAAATGAAATAAATTAATAATTGGTTTAATGTTATTTTTTAACATTTCATTAATAACATTATTATAGAATTCAACCCCCTTTTGATTTATTGTTTTACCGTCTGGAATTAACCTAGTCCATTGAATTGATGTTCGTAATGAATTAAAATTTAATTCCTTAGCAATTTTAATATCTTCTGAATACCGATGATAAAAATCATTTAAACATGGCTGTTGGTTAAAAAAACGATATTTTTCAATTTTAAATCAATAATCTCAATTTGAAGCTGATTTACCATCTTCAAAAAAAGCACTTTCTGTTTGTGGACCTGAAAAGGCACTTCCTCATAAAAAATTTTTTTCAAAATTATACTGTCCCATCAGAAATCTCCTCTCTAAATACAAGTCTTATTATATCCATTATATTTAAAGAAACAATACAAACAGAAAAAATTATTTTTATTAAAAATAACCATCCCTTTGTCTTCGTTTTAACACCAATAAATTATTTGTTACAATTAAAAAAATCCTTTGACGGATTTATTTTTTGATTTTTGGTTTTAATTTCAAATATTGTTTTCATAATTCCAATGCACGTTCATGTTCAAAAACAAATTTTTTATTTTTAATCAGATATTTTAAATTATCAATTTCTGTTCAAATTACATTTATAATATCGCGAGTATATTTTCATGCAATTCGATTGCGATTAAATTCTTTTAAATCTAAAATTTTATAACTTCCATCAGCAAAAACCTTAATGTCCAAATCATAATCAATATATTTAATTGTCTTTTGATCCATAATAAATGGTGATGCGATATTGCAATAATAATTAATCCCTGTTTCTTTAAACATGCAAATGATATTACTCCAATTTTTGCGATTAAAAATTCAAATTGCGGGTTCATTTGTTTTTCATTTTCTACCATTTAGTTCGGTTACGGTCACATCTTCATTCACTAAAACAATATATTCTTCTTCTAATAATAAAACAACAGCTGATTCTCAACTTCGGTAAACCGAACCATTATGTTTATAAGCATGTACTAAAACACTATCTCCAACTTGTAAGGTGTCCATTATGCTGCCTCCCTTATTAATCCATTAATAAAAATTACAACAAAAAACAATTAAAAATAACACAATAAAAAATGTCTGTAAAATTATAAGTTGCCATAATATAAAATTTTATCCTTTGATATTAATTAATTTAAAATAAAACTTATTTTAAATACGTCAACATTATAATTATAACAGTTATATTTATTAAGTAAATAACAAAGCAGCAACTAGCAGGAAAAAACTTTGATTAATAATTTTATAATTTAAAAAAAAAAAAAAAAAACTACTTCTTTGTAGTTAAAAAATGGGGCGGCTGATGGGACTTGAACCCACGAGTGCCGGAGCCACAATCCGGAGCGTTAACCTCTTCGCCACAACCGCCACGTATGATTAAATAAATAACCTTATTTATTATAACTTAAAACAACAAAATGTAAATAGAAAAGCTTCTAGTTCCCAAAAGTTATCTTAAAGTTTGCTTTTGTCAACAGAAATATTTTAAAACTATTAGATTGTTAATAAATCTTATTTCCAATTTTATATTATAATGTACTAGGTACATATTTACAGTACCCAAAGGAGTGCGAATGGAAGAAGTGTAACTACATGTATATAATTAAAAAGAACAAAATTTTAACTAAAGAATTAATTATTCGTAATGTTAAATTCCTTTGTTTCGCTAGTTACGTTCAAACAGAGACAGATGTTATTAACTTCCTAAAAAAGTATAAAAATAAAAAGGCAAACCATAACGCTTATGCATATGTCATTGGCAATAGGCGCGAAAATATTTATAAAACTGATAATGGTGAAACCCGACATATCGCAGGGAAGACCATTTTAGAAAACATTATTGACAAGAATTTAACAAATATTATTGTCTTAGTTAGTCGGTATTTTAATCCACTCTATAATTTACTTGAAGACTGAATTAAGAATGGGTATGCAACTATTACCCGCATTATTTTAACTTCTGCCCAATTAGAAAAAATAAATGAACAAATTAAAATTGGAATTTTATTGCGCCCGTTGAATGAAGTATTCTTACGAGAACTTTTAGACAAAAATAAAATCAATATTGTATCTAGACTAATTTATCGTGGTGACTTAATTTTTACTATAATTATCGATCGTAACAATAGTGTCTTAATCGAACTTGATAACTTAATTATTAAAGGAATAATATATAGTTATAAAATTTTAAAAAATTAAAAAATCTTATTAATATTTATTAATAAGATTTTTTTATGATAAAGTAATTAATTCTGGTGATTCCAAGATTTCTTTTAAACGTGTTAAGAAAATTCCAGCTTCAGCCGCATCAATAATTCGTTGATCAACTGTTAAAGCAATATTCATCATTGAACGAATTACTAATTTATCTCCTTTAATAACAACTGGCTTACGAACAATACGACCAATCCCAATTACCGCCGAGTTTGGATAAAAAATTGTTGGTGTTGCATTAACAGCACCGACAGTACCATAGTTTGCAATCGTAATCGTACTTCCTTGTAATTCATAATCATATAATTCACCTTGACGTAAACGTTCAATTGTTTCTTGAATGTTAATTGCAATTTGTTTTAAACTCATTCGTTCGGTAAATTTAATCACTGGAATAACTAAACCTTCACTAGTTTCTGTTGCCAAACCAATATGTTGTGAATTTTTAATAACAATCTGATTTGTTTTTGAATCATAATATGAATTTAATTTTGGATATTCACTTAATGCTAATGAAACAGCTTTGACAAGAAAACTCATTGTTGAAAAACGAACACCTGACTCAGAATTAGCATTTTTTAATTTTCGTTGTTGGTCAATAATTGAAGACATATCAATTTCAGCATTAATTGTCAATGGTGGTACATGTGTTTGTGACATAATCATTGACTGAATAGCTGGATATCTTGTTGCTTTAATTTCTTCTCTTGTTTCTAACCCTTGGGGTTCAATATTACTATTTGTATTAACAATGTTTAAACTATTATTTAATGGTTGAATTAAATTTCCATAAGTATTAGGAATTGAATTTGTTTCACTATCAAACTTTTTAACTTGTAAGTTATTACCACTAGGATTATTTTCAATTCCTTGGTTAATCATTTGTTTGTTATTCAAATTAAGTTCTTTTAACATTTCCTTTACCATTGGATCTGGCTCATTCATTGTTTTTAACATTTGCTGTATTAGCATATACTGCATCATCTTATCCAAGTTGTTAGCATTATTATGATTCATATTATTATTTGTTTCTCGTAAACTTTGAATTTCACGTAACAATTCATTTTGACGATTATTTTGCTCTTGATTTGATAATTTTTCTTTTAAAACAGCTAACTCAACTAACATATTGTTATCACTTGCTGGCTGTTGAACTGATGGTCACTGATAATTATTTGTAATTGGTGGAACATTAACTGTGCCATGCTTTCCATCTTGGTTTACCTGCCCATATGATGGTTGGTTTTTATTTTGTGTAGCAAAACCTTGTTGATAATTTGCTGCTGATTCAGCTTGATGTGGATTTTTATTACCATAATATTCATCATCCAACATTTCGTATTGTGATTCAATTTCTTCAAAAGAAGGACGACGATAGTTGTTAATCTCTCCTAATACTGAATCAACTTCAACATTTCCTTTTGCAATTTGTTCCATTCTTTTTTTAATTAATTCTCGTTGATTTCTTGTTTTTAAAATTTTTTCACGTTGTCCCCCATCATTTAATTTTTCATATAATCGATCACGATAAGATTTCAGCGGTGAAAAATAGCCTGGTTTCTTCGGCGCTAATTTTTCTGCCTCGTTAGGATCGACTGTATAACCATCAGCTGAAATATAAACTTCATCAGACAAATCCTCATTCTTAACTTGATAATCAGGTTGATCATAGCCATAACTGCTACCTCCACCTTGACTACTTAACATTTCTGGTGTAGCATTTCTTTTAATTAAATCATTCATTCTTCCTTGCACAATATTACGTAAAATTTTTGGACGCCCATTTTCATCTAGGAAATCCATAGAACTTTTTGAATTATCACTTTCTAATGATAATTCATGAAAATCATTTTTGTTATGTAATTGCTGACGACGTTGATTAACAAGATTGCGAAAATTACTATTTTCCGCTTGATTACCAAAAAGGGCTGCTGCATTAGCTGGGGCTTCATCTTGGTGTTTTGTTTCATTAACTAAATATTTAGCATATTCTTTTGCTTGATTTTCTTCTGCTAATTTTTTTTGTGCAATTGGAACAGCATTAGTAACAATATTCTGTCCATGTAATTTTGTATTAACATCAAAATTAGGTAGCGCTGCATCAAAACTGTCTTCTTTTATCCTATCATTTAAATTAGGCGTATTAATCATCGTATTATCTCTCCCCCCATTTTCTACACTTTGTTTATTTGATTGTTTAATTGTATCAATTGAAGGAATTTTGGCACGGTTATTAATAATATGATCATCATCAATTGTTAAATCTTTAAAAGAAAGTCGGCGCGTTTTTTTAGGGCCAAATGTCAATTCTGTT
This genomic window from Spiroplasma sp. SV19 contains:
- a CDS encoding PTS transporter subunit EIIC, which encodes MEKNNDKFSPDKVKKEHKGDFKTWWNNKALPTMSKLGNQRHLSAIRDSFGTMIPLIIAGGIGLLIDAIIFGGAGSGKVSLLGLFARAAGYSWDSIGALFADTTTSWGKASQIGALAFGQIQIATIGAMSLYFAFLLGYFLALSRNYKSPVIAGLASFAGFIIASMGQVSFFMDSKGLFTALIIGIATTELFVWFGNMKKLEIQLPAGVPPAVGKSFAVFLPMVFTLSIIGVFNILFLAPAIALPNIGFEVEQWNTLVSSGNLWNANMSGNVTLNNFANFLSSTYGLEIFQKVNGTWDFTAKGTGWVTIFGQADILAVQTAFGNFGVGNQATMEAWFANFDPKNATSLMSQTGWNSLGQFILAQGGNHGGIISGNKGIEFLSANMFFSTNAAGEAFLTISERYVTVPIGTSAFGFGAAIYRFFTSWFIGFATGNGGLGLAVIYVFFISFFWFFGVHGSNIMAAIFEPIWWMIIGVNTALISAGLSARTNLNDQVGIFGKPFFDIYMNIGGSGATLGLLIMVLILSRRRELKEVSKYALPAGCFNINEPVIFGFPLVLNPTYLAPFILSPMTAMLIGWVATGPLHLVNVVYVTVPWTTPWFLGAILATVDPMAILVALISFAVSTAIWVPFILLDNMTYYRKLKKTDPVAYEEEMKYLHDKEYRNQVKAEARAEKNKAKEELKKVRQAKKAEHRSAKK
- a CDS encoding PTS sugar transporter subunit IIB; the protein is MKKILLVCSAGMSTSILVKKMEEAAEGMGIDVHVEAKAMAEAQSVLDDWDVILLGPQVKYIENNIKSMTKKPVSVIDPKIYALGKGKEALELALKLIG
- a CDS encoding sugar O-acetyltransferase, producing the protein MTDIFTRDKNGELILFTDPEIGKITNEIHKAQKQLHLLNYKTNKLKKKLKLFAKIINKPLPEGFWFLTLIYLDYGKNLELGKNSFINFGCSFLDRGGITIGDNVLIGPNCNIMTTNHPIAVDLRKATISKKITIENNVWLGANVTVTPCVTIGENSIIAAGSVVTKNIPKDVIAGGTPAKIIKKL
- a CDS encoding glycoside hydrolase family 1 protein encodes the protein MGQYNFEKNFLWGSAFSGPQTESAFFEDGKSASNWDYWFKIEKYRFFNQQPCLNDFYHRYSEDIKIAKELNFNSLRTSIQWTRLIPDGKTINQKGVEFYNNVINEMLKNNIKPIINLFHFDMPHWAQEKGGWLSREVVDAFAFYAKTCFELFGDRVTMFTTFNEPIVVIEGGYWYDWHRPNEVDMQAGMQAQWNSLIAHLKAVKEYRNLKLQGQIGAILSISPSIPRSQNKADLQAAKWYDLFTTNSFLDPMVKNVYPQELKDVAEKYHFMWEIASGDEELIKDQSLKLDFLGINFYQPMRVKCLDFIPDFANGAITPHYFYQPYEMPGRRMNPYRGWEIFPKAIYLALMNLKQNYDNIPVYISENGMGVENEERFLENGVINDQYRIDFVKEHLAWVHKAISEGSNCFGYHSWAYIDNWSWMNAYKNRYGFVQLDLANNAKRVLKKSAAFIAKVAETGTFEYDNELI
- a CDS encoding DUF402 domain-containing protein, whose product is MDTLQVGDSVLVHAYKHNGSVYRSWESAVVLLLEEEYIVLVNEDVTVTELNGRKWKTNEPAIWIFNRKNWSNIICMFKETGINYYCNIASPFIMDQKTIKYIDYDLDIKVFADGSYKILDLKEFNRNRIAWKYTRDIINVIWTEIDNLKYLIKNKKFVFEHERALELWKQYLKLKPKIKK
- a CDS encoding YigZ family protein → MYIIKKNKILTKELIIRNVKFLCFASYVQTETDVINFLKKYKNKKANHNAYAYVIGNRRENIYKTDNGETRHIAGKTILENIIDKNLTNIIVLVSRYFNPLYNLLEDWIKNGYATITRIILTSAQLEKINEQIKIGILLRPLNEVFLRELLDKNKINIVSRLIYRGDLIFTIIIDRNNSVLIELDNLIIKGIIYSYKILKN
- a CDS encoding 2-oxo acid dehydrogenase subunit E2, with amino-acid sequence MEKIKVSFLEKKGILKEFLYQDVAVKAGDGIALIESDNGEVIIKAPMDGIIVKPIKAGSKIKRNSVIAHLLTTEAEIEKYYFKHLEKDEFSDLDKNGVTFSTTKDGEFGTKWKDVEEDDYSGADFIKPDTLNPTFTPPLLEQQQMQNNVESVQHKYNEMNIDSKAELIDDQPLSNESLGQNFQQNNLNQPLAEQMEFNNPRQVINNSSLVANNVMQSQDNIELSQYNIAEQDQKFVTDASVQSTSVTDQGVAFENKPTEVKRWDETELTFGPKKTRRLSFKDLTIDDDHIINNRAKIPSIDTIKQSNKQSVENGGRDNTMINTPNLNDRIKEDSFDAALPNFDVNTKLHGQNIVTNAVPIAQKKLAEENQAKEYAKYLVNETKHQDEAPANAAALFGNQAENSNFRNLVNQRRQQLHNKNDFHELSLESDNSKSSMDFLDENGRPKILRNIVQGRMNDLIKRNATPEMLSSQGGGSSYGYDQPDYQVKNEDLSDEVYISADGYTVDPNEAEKLAPKKPGYFSPLKSYRDRLYEKLNDGGQREKILKTRNQRELIKKRMEQIAKGNVEVDSVLGEINNYRRPSFEEIESQYEMLDDEYYGNKNPHQAESAANYQQGFATQNKNQPSYGQVNQDGKHGTVNVPPITNNYQWPSVQQPASDNNMLVELAVLKEKLSNQEQNNRQNELLREIQSLRETNNNMNHNNANNLDKMMQYMLIQQMLKTMNEPDPMVKEMLKELNLNNKQMINQGIENNPSGNNLQVKKFDSETNSIPNTYGNLIQPLNNSLNIVNTNSNIEPQGLETREEIKATRYPAIQSMIMSQTHVPPLTINAEIDMSSIIDQQRKLKNANSESGVRFSTMSFLVKAVSLALSEYPKLNSYYDSKTNQIVIKNSQHIGLATETSEGLVIPVIKFTERMSLKQIAINIQETIERLRQGELYDYELQGSTITIANYGTVGAVNATPTIFYPNSAVIGIGRIVRKPVVIKGDKLVIRSMMNIALTVDQRIIDAAEAGIFLTRLKEILESPELITLS